TTTCACCCCTGGCTCTGTCCAGCCTCTCCTTGAAAACCCCCTTGGCCTCGTCCATCACTTTCATGGCCGATTCCTGGGCGCGCTTTCTGGCCGAAGCGGTTATTTCAGAGGCTTCATGTTTCATCTGCTTTATTTTGGCTTCATATTCCGCCAAGGACGCTTCGCATCTTTCAGCCGCCCCTTTTCCCTCGTTTTCCATCGCCTTGATCCTGCGCTCCCTCTCCTCCACGGACCGCAATATCGGCTTGAACACAAATGCGTTCAGGAACCACAGCATGATAAGGAAATTCAGAAGCTGAATGCCCAGCGTGTAATTGACTTCAATCATTTC
This genomic window from Nitrospinota bacterium contains:
- the atpF gene encoding F0F1 ATP synthase subunit B; this encodes MIEVNYTLGIQLLNFLIMLWFLNAFVFKPILRSVEERERRIKAMENEGKGAAERCEASLAEYEAKIKQMKHEASEITASARKRAQESAMKVMDEAKGVFKERLDRARGEINKDIDSASATLKKEVSGVASLIASRIMGRSV